The Crassaminicella indica genomic interval AAATGTTAGCAAGTTCACTCATTTCAACCATAAATGTACTTTGTCCTTGTGCAAGATCATCTGATGCTCCTACCCTTGTAAAAATCCTATCTACAATTCCAATAGTTGCATTATCTGCTGGAACAAAGCATCCTATTTGTGCCATTAATACAATTAAAGCAACTTGCCTCATATAAGTAGACTTTCCAGCCATATTTGGTCCTGTAATAATTGAAAATCTATTTTCCTCCCCATCTAGATAAGTATCATTTCCTATAAACATGTCTGCATTCATTGTTCTCTCTACAACAGGATGTCTTCCATTTTCAATAGCTATAAGTAGTTCATGATTCACTTTTGGTTTAGTATAACCAAAACGATCGCTCACTTCCGCAAAGGATACTAAAGCATCTAAAGAGGCTATAGCTGTAGCTGTATCTTGGATCTTCTTTGTATATCTTTTTATTTTTTCTCGAACATTTACAAAAATTTGATACTCTAATTCTATTATTTTATCCTCTGCCCCTAATATTTTAGCCTCTGCTTCTTTTAATTCAGGTGTAATATATCTTTCTGCATTTGCAAGTGTTTGTTTTCTAATATAATGCTCTGGTACTAAGTTTAAATTTGATTTTGTTACTTCTAAATAATAGCCAAATACCTTATTAAATCCTATTTTTAATGATTTAATTCCTGTATTATTTTTTTCATTACTTTCTAAGTTTGCAATCCACTCTTTACTGTTTGTTACAATTTCTCTTAATTCATCTAGCTCAGAGTGATATCCTTTTTTAATAATTCCTCCCTCTTTTATTGTAACTGGAGGCTCATCCATAATAGATTTTTCTATTAATTCTTTTACCTCTTCTACTAGATCTATATTATTTAATATTTTTTTTAGTTTAGTTCCATTAAAAGAATCTAATAGCTCTTTTATCTTAGGTAAAGCTTTAAGAGATAATTTTAATGCAATTAAATCCCTAGCATTGGCATTTCCATAAGATACTCTTACTACCAATCTTTCAAGATCATACACATTTTTAAGTAAATCCTTTAAGTCCTCTCGGATTAACATAGCATCTTTTAATTCTTCTACAGCATCCAATCTTAATTGTATTTCATGAACATCCTTCAGAGGCTCTTCTACCCATTTTTTTAAGGTTCTTCCTCCCATAGCTGTATTTGTTTTATCCAATGCCCAAAGTAAAGAGCCCTTCCTCTTTTTTCCTCTCATCGTTTCAGTAAGCTCTAGATTTCTCCTAGTAGACTTATCCAAAATCATAAAAGCCTCAGATGCATAATAGCTTATATGATTGATATGGAGTAAAGAGTTTTTTTGAGTTTTTTCTAGATATTCAAATAACGCCCCTATAGATGAAATAACATAATGTTTATCCTCTATTCCAAAGCCTTCTATTCCTAAAATATTAAAATGTGACTTGATTTTTTTAATAGCATAATCTTTCTCAAAAGTCCAAGTATCAAATACATCTATATATGGAGTAGAAACCCTTGTGATTTCTGATTTTAAATTACATTTATCAAATTCTAATGTATTAATAATAATTTCTTTCGGATTAACTTTAGCAATTTCATCTAATAAATGATCTATGTATTTATCATCTATAAATTCTGTTGTCTTTAATTCACCTGTTGATACATCTGCAAAGGATATACCTGCTCCATTCTCATCTATATATATTGACATAATATAATTATTTTCTTTTTCATCAAGCATATGACTATCTATTACTGTCCCTGGGGTAATCACTCTGACAACTTCTCTTTTTACAATTCCCTTCGATTGAGATGGTTCTTCTACTTGCTCACCAATAGCAACCTTATAGCCTCGTTCAATTAATCTTGCAATATAATTTTCTGCAGAATGATAAGGCACTCCACACATTGGCGCTCTTTCTTTTAATCCGCAATCTCTACCTGTTAATGTTATTTCTAACTCCTTTGAAGCTAAAATCGCATCATCAAAAAACATCTCATAAAAATCACCTAATCGAAAAAATAAAATACAATCTTTATATTTTTCCTTTAAATCCAAATATTGTTTCATCATTGGAGTTAATTTACTCATAAAATTCCTCCTATCAAACATAATATCACTATCATATCATAAACTATATAAAACCAGGGTTCTCCCTGGTTTTCACATTTTAATTTTCATCAATAAATTCACCATTTAAACTAAATGTTTTAGGCTCTGTAATCTTTACCTTTACAAGTTTTCCAATACAATCTTTAGGCCCTGTAAAATTTACAAGCTTATTAGTTCTTGTACGTCCCATGAGCTTAGTTTTATCTGTTTTACTATATCCTTCTGCTAAAACTTCTACAACGTGATCTTTAAATTTACTATTTTTTTCAGCAACAATTGGATTTAAAACAGCTAATAACCTTTCAAAGCGTTCATGTTTTATATGATCAGGCACTTGATCCTCAAATTTAGCAGCAGGCGTTCCTTCTCGAATAGAATAAATAAAAGTAAAAGCAGAATCATATTCAACTTTCTTTATTAAATCTAATGTTTCTTCAAAGTCTTCTTCAGTTTCTCCTGGAAATCCAACAATGATATCTGTTGTGATCGTTATATTAGGAATCTCTTTTTTCAAAGCATTAACTAATTCAAGATACTTTTCCTTTGTATAGTGTCTATTCATCTTTTTTAATACATTTGTACTTCCTGCTTGTACAGGTAAATGTATATGCTCACATACCTTTTCACAATCTCTCATAGCTTCTATTAATCTAAAAGATAAATCTTTAGGATGAGATGTCATAAACCTTATTCTTTCTAACCCATCTATTTCATTTATTCGATATAAAAGACCTGCAAAATCGATATCTTCATCTAAGGTTTTTCCATAGGAGTTTACATTTTGTCCTAAAAGTGTAACTTCCCTTGTACCATCAGCTACCAATTTTTTAATTTCATTTAAAATATCTTCAGGCTTTCTGCTTCTTTCTCTCCCCCTAGTATAAGGGACAATGCAGTAAGTACAAAAGTTATTACATCCATACATAATATTTACAAATGCTTTTAATTTATGTTTTCTTATAGCTGGAAGTCCTTCCACAATTCTTCCTTCCTCATCCCATACATCTACAACCATATTTTCTGACTGAATACCTTCTGACAGTAATTGAGGAAATTTATATAAATTATGAGTACCAAATACTATATCTACATGTTTATATTTCCTTTTAATTTCTTTGACTACGTGAGGTTGCTGCATCATACAACCACAAACAGCTATGATCATATCTTTTTTTTCTTTTTTCATATTTTTTAATTGTCCTAAATTTCCATAAACCTTTAGTTCAGCATTTTCACGAACACAGCAAGTATTATAAATTACTAAATCAGCTTCATTTATATCACTAGTCTCAATGTATCCCATATGATCAAGCATTCCTAATAATGTTTCAGAATCGTGCTCGTTCATCTGACAACCGTATGTTACTAAATATACACATTTTTTATTTCCTGTCATTTGATAATATTCTATGTTTTGCTCTGCTATTTTTTCTATGTATTTTTCCTGCTCTTTCAATTCTTCTGGAGCAACGTTTATATTTCTTCTTGTTTCTTTGTCATTTTTCAAACTAAAAAACCTCCTCAAATATGTATATTGCTACATATATTATTAACATATTTACAAGTATTATTTCAATACATTATACCATAAAAGTTTATTCTTTGAAAAAGATATCTACTGATTTGTTATCTATCGAAACTAAAAGAAGATGATTTCTATTTAATGCAGAAATCATCTTCTTAATTTAGTTCAACCTTTTTAAATATTCTGAAAAAGCATATTATTTTATAATTTCTTCAAGCGGAATATATGGAAGATTATGTGCTTTTGCTACTGCTTCAAAAGTAATTTTTCCATCAATTACATTAACACCTTTAGCTAATGCTTTATCTTCCTTAATAGCTGCTAAATAACCTTTATTAGCTATATCTAATCCATATTTTAAAGTAGCATTTGTTAATGCCAATGTAGAGGTTCTTGCTACTGCACCTGGCATATTTGCAACAGCATAGTGAAGAACACCAAATTTTTCATATGTTGGATTGTCATGTGTTGAAATTCTATCAATTGTTTCAATAGAACCACCCTGATCAATAGCAACGTCAACGATCACAGACCCTGGTTCCATTGTTTTAACCATATCTTCAGTTACCAAACGAGGAGCTTTTGCACCAGGAATTAATACCGCACCAATTATTAAATCTGCTTTTCTAACAGCTTGTGCAATATTGTAGCTATTTGACATAACAGTTTTTACTTTTCCACCAAAAATATCATCTAAATAGATAAGCCTTTGCATATTAACATCTAGAATAGTTACATTTGCACCAAGACCAACAGCCATTTTAGCTGCATTTGTACCAACAATACCTCCACCTATTATTACAACTTCAGCTGGAGCAACACTAGGTACACCACCAAGTAATACACCTTTTCCTCCTTCATGCTTTTCTAAGAATTGAGCTCCAATTTGTGTTGCCATTCTTCCTGCAATCATACTCATTGGAGTAAGTAGTGGTAAAGAGCCATCTTCAAGTTGTACTGTTTCATAAGCAATACCAACTACTTTCTTTTCTATCAATGCTTTAGTCAATTCTGGTTCAGGAGCTAAATGTAAATATGTATATAATATTTGTCCTTCTTTAAAGTAATCGTATTCTTCTTTTAGAGGTTCCTTAACTTTGATAATCATATCAGCTTGATCAAATACTTCCTTAGGGGTAGGAATTATTTTTGCACCTGCATTTTCATAGGCTTCATTGCTAAAACCACTACCCACACCAGCATTGTTTTCAATGATAACTTTGTGTCCTGCTTTTACAAAAGCTTCTACGCCAGCAGGTGTTATAGCCACTCTGTTCTCATTGTTTTTAATTTCCTTTGGAATTCCTACTATCATGTCAATCACCTCATCTTAAAATTTTTTGTTTATAGCTACACTAATAATTAGTGCTTGTCTTAAATGTATTATACCATATTTAGGAAAAATATTGCAGTTATTTTTTGAATGATTTTAATTTTTTAACAATACATAAAAATAGAATATTTGCGTTCAATTTTCAGAATTTTGTGCACTGATCAATTATTTTTTTGACTAATTTATTTTGAAAATAATTTTTTCCAAAACGGAACTTTCTTTTGATTCAAGTGACGCATTTTTTCCTTTAACTGAGCTAATTCATAGCTTTTTTCCTTTACCTTCATCTTCAATCTAGCATTTTCACATATCAAAACATCCTTTTCTTTTCGTATTGAATCCATATGTTCTGATTCATCTCTTCCTTTTAACATAGCATCTAAATAGTCTATAATCTCATCCTTCGTTTCTTCGAGCTTAGAACTAATATTATTATGAATTGATTCATTTATACGAGTACATAGCATTTGTACCATCTCCGAAGAATAATCTTCTATAATACTCAGCTCCTCTGAACTAGTAGCAGCTACTTCATTTGAACCAGATACAACTAATTCTGGCGATTCAAGAACAAGCTTTATCTGTTTATTAGTTAAACCTTTTTGTTGAAGTTCTTTTATATAAATGAATTGTTCAATTTCCTTATAAGTATAATATCTCCGATTAGAATCTATTCTTGGTATATCTAGATTAAAATCATTTTCGTAATATCTTAACACATGAGGTTCGTATCCTGTTATTTTACTGACTTCAGAAATAGAATATCTTTTATCTTTATCTACCACGTACATCCCTCCCATCTATTTTTACTATTCTTGATTAATAATTTAAATCCTCTCTCATACGTATGTATTTCAATAGCAAATTCAGTCAGTATTATACATGCTTTATTATATACAAAGTAAAAAATGCTATATATTTGTAAGAATATATAGCATTCTGTTGAAATTTAAGCTATTTAATTTTTTTATAAAAAAAAGTTCTATACGAATCTAAATTGTATCTAGTAGGTAAAATAATCTGTTCCGTACTTCCAACAAATAGTATTCCATCGTCATTTAATGCATCATGAAATTTTTTATACATAATTTCTTTAGATTCTTCTGTAAAATAAATCATCACATTTCTACATACAATCAAATCGCATTTATCAGGATATGGATCTTTTAATAGATTATGTTGCTTAAATTGTACGCACTTTTTAATTTCTTCACTAATTTTATAAGATTCTCCAATCTTTTCAAAATATTTGTTTGCCAAATGCTTTGGTACATTTTCAATACTCTTTTTAGAATATATACCATTCTTAGCTTTATTGATTACTTCTTTATCAATATCTGTAGCTAATATTTTTATAGAACTTAAGGGTACTAGTTCACTTAATGCCATTACAAGTGAATATGGCTCATCACCAGTAGAACATGCAGCACTCCAAATCTTTAGAGTTTTTTTATTCTTCAAAAGGGTAGGAAATATTTCCTTTTGCAAAATTGTCCATTGACTTGGATTCCTAAAAAATTCTGATACATTTATTGTAAGATAATTAATGAATTCCTCAAAAAGCTTTTTATCCTTAGTAATAGCATCATAATAATCTTCATAGTTTGTAAAATTGTTTCTTTTAATTAAAGAGTCAATCCTTCTTTTCATTTGTCTTTCTTTATAATAAGATAAATTAATTCCCGTTTTTTTATATATTTTTTCTTTAAACTTTTCATAATTCCTCATTTTTCGTCCCCTTTATTATTATAAATTTTGTCGAATATAACTTACTTATATTTTCTTATAAATCGCTATAAATTTCAAGAAAAAAATAAGGAAGATCTCTCTTCCTTATTCTTTAGATTCTAAAATCTCACCTATTGTTGTTGGTTCATTATCATTGATCATTTCTACATTTGTATCATTTGTAGCTTCTACAACCTCTTTCATGCTTAAACTAATTCGTTTATTTTCCTTATTTAAATCTAATATTTTCACTTTTACTTTTTGACCAACATGTACTTCCTCAGAAGGTTTTGCAATGTGTCTCTCGGATATTTGAGAAATATGCACTAACCCATCTACACCTGGCTCAAGTTCAACGAAAGCTCCAAAATCTACTAACTTTACAACCTTTCCTTCTACAATATCACCAACACTATATTTTTCTTCTACATTTCCCCATGGCTCAGGAGTTGTCTGCTTAAGGCCTAATGAAATCCTATTATTTTCTTTATCAAAATCTAATACAACAACTTTGATCTTATCACCTATCGCTACAACATCTTTTGGATGCTTTACTTTGCCCCATGAAAGATCTGAAATATGAACTAATCCATCTATACCACCAATATCAACAAAAGCTCCAAAATCCGCTAATCTTTTTACTTCACCCTCAATCACTTTACCTTTTTCTATATTTTCCCATAACATACGTCTCTTAATCTCATTTTCTTCTTCTTTTACTACTCTTCTTGAAAATACAACTTTTTTCTTTCTTAAATTTAATTCTATAATTTTTACATGAAGTTCCTTTCCAACATATTCTTGTAAATCACTTACATAACTAGTTGATAATTGTGATGCTGGTATAAAACCTGTAATTTCCTTATATATAGCAATAACTCCACCTTTAACAACTTGAAGAACTTTTACTTTTAATGTACTATTTTTCTTTTCTACTTCTTCTAAATCTTCCCAATTCTTTTCAGCATCTACTCTTTTCTTAGATAAAAGTACATTTCCTTCTCCATCATCTGTTCTTAACACATAAGTTTCAATTGTATCTCCTTCTTTTGCAATATCATGAGGATTTACTAGAGGATCATTGGAAATTTCATTTTTAGGAATAATTCCATCTGCTTTATATCCAATATTAACCATGATCTCCTTATCTGTAACATGAATAACAGTACCTTTAACTATGCTTCCTCTTCTAGGCACTGTTAAACTGCTTTCAATTTCCTCCATCATTTTCATCATTTCATTATTCTCATGTTCCATGTTATTCATTTTTTGTATAGCCTCCTTAATAATCCAGTCCGGTGTAGATGCTCCGGCTGTTACTCCAATTTTATTTAAATTTTTAAGTTCTTCTATTGGTAATTTCTCAGCAGTTTCTATATGATAAGTATTTTTACAATACATTTTCCCTATTTGTACAAGTTTTTGAGTATTTGAACTATGAAATCCACCAATGACAATCATTGCATCCACTTTTTTTGCAACATCAGCACATGCTTCTTGTCTTTCCCTTGTTGCTGTACAAATAGTATTGAATTTTTCTAAACTTTTTGCTTTTTTCTCAAGCTTTTCAACTATATGATTCCACAATTCCAATGTTATAGTTGTTTGTGCTACAACGCATATTTTATCCAAATGTTTAATTTTATCAATATCTTCTACATTTTGAACAATATATGCATCATTATTACACCACCCATTAATACCTATGACTTCTGGATGCTTAGGATTTCCTATAATAACAATCGTATACCCTTTATCATAATATTCTTTTGCAGTTTTTTGAACTTTTCTCACAAAAGGACAAGTCGCATCAATAATTTCAATATTATAATTCTTAGCTAAATCATATATATACAGTGGTACTCCATGAGAACGAATTATTAAAATATTATCTTTAGCATCTTCTAAGTTCTCTACAGAAAAAACCCCCCTGCATTGCAATCTTTTGATAACTTGATTATTATGTATTAAAGGTCCATAGGTATATATTTTTTTGCTGTTATTATTACCAATAGCATTAATAGTCTTATTCATAGCTTGTTTTACACCAAAGCAGAATCCTGCATTGTCAGCAATAATTATTTTCAATATTATTATCCCTCCTAAGCTTATTTTTATTAAATTCTACATATTATTACAAAAGTCCTTCTTAAAAGAAACAAAAAAACAAATAAAATATCTATTATTTCATATAATTTAAAATCTCTTCAACCACATCTTCTATAGATTTTCCAGTTGTATCAATTTCAATAGCATCTTCTGCTTTTCTTAATGGAGCAAATTCTCTTTCTATATCGATTTTATCTCTATTTTTTATTTCTTCCTTAACAATTTCTATAGTTGTATCAAACCCTTTATCTCTTAACTCAATAAATCTTCTTTTCGCTCTTTCTTCTATAGATGCTGTTAAGTAAAATTTATATGTAGCATTAGGAATTACATAAGTTCCTATATCTCTTCCATCCATGATAACATTTTTATTTGCTGCTATGCTCCTTTGAAGCTCTACCATCTTCATTCTTACTAAAGGAATTCTCGCTACATGTGAAACAAAATTATTCACTTTTGGAGTGCGAATTTCTTCAGTAACTAATTGCCCATCAAGAAAAATATCATTTCCTTCTAGATCAATACTACTTGCCGATAATACCTTTTGTATACTTTCTTCTTTATCTATATCAATTCCTTCTCTTAATATTTTTAATGCAATAGCTCTATACATAGCTCCTGTATCTATATATGTTAAATTTTTACGTTTAGCAATTATCTTGGCTATAGTACTCTTTCCTGCTCCTGCTGGACCATCTAAAGCAATACTTATATTGTCCATACAATTCTTCCTTTCCTTAGTATAATTTCTTTTCTTAATAAAATATGACCATTTTCAAACTTATGTAAAATTTGACATATCATTAGAAGAATGGATGCAATTATTAATAACTTTAAAATATTTTTCTCAATTTTTTTTGAATTGTCTACTATTTTTTGTGACATAATTACCCTCCATAAGCTACTTATACGCTAATTCCTGCCAAATATCCAGTTGAAAAGGCAATCTGAAGATTATATCCTCCTGTCAAAGCTTCTACATCCAGTACTTCTCCTGCAAAATATACACCTTCCATTTTCTTAGACTCCATAGTAGATGGATTAATTTCTTTTACATTAATTCCTCCTGATGTTATAATTGCTTCTTTTACAGGTCTTGTCTTCGTAATAGTCATTGATAAATTCATCAATAAATCTACTAATCTTTTTCTCTCATCCTTTGTAATTTGGTTTACATATTTATTTTCTTGTATTCCTGATAACTGAATAATTATAGGAATTATCTTAGAAGGCAGTAAATCACTTAGAGCATTTTTAAACTGTTTTCTAGAATATTTGTCAAAATCCCTTATAATTCTTTTATCTAATTTCTCTTCATCTAAAGCTGGCTTAAGATTTAAAAACACTTGAATTTTTTTATTTTTTAAATAGTTGCTAATATAACTGCTCATACTCAAAACAATTGGACCAGATATACCAAAATGAGTAAAAATCATTTCCCCAAATTCTGAATGAATTTCCTTATTATTATAAACTGCTTTGAGTAAAACATTTTTTAATGATAATCCTTGCAGCTGTTTAACCCAATCTTCTTCTACCTCTAAAGGCACTAAAGCAGGCTTTAACGGCTTAATATTATGACCCATTTCTTTAGCAAATCTGTATCCATCTCCTGTTGAACCAGTAGAAGGGTAAGAAATTCCACCTGTGGCAATAATAATTTTATCACAATTTATAATTTTATTATTAGATAGTTTCACACCAAAGATTTTTTGATCTTTTGTTAATATTTCTTTTACTTCTGTATTTAATTTTATATCCACACCATAGGATACCATGTATTTTTCTAAAGCTTTAATGACATCACTTGACTTGTCTGACTTTGGAAATACTCTATTTCCTCTCTCAATCTTTGTAGGAGTACCATATTTATTAAGCAAATTGATTATATCATCATTAGTAAAGGTATAAAAAGCACTATATAAAAAATTTTTATTAGTTGTTACATGATTTAATAATTCTTCAATATCACTATAATTTGTAATATTGCATCTTCCTTTACCCGTAATATAAATTTTCTTTCCCAGTTTATCATTTTTTTCTAGCAGTATAACATGCTTTCCTCTAGATGCAGCAGTACCTGCTGCAATCATGCCAGCAGCGCCGCCTCCTATCACGACTACTTTTTCCAATGATTTATCACCCTTTACTTCATATTTTCTAAATGACAAGTATTATTTAATGTTACTAATACTGGTCCATAAGATTTATATTCGATTACATTCATACAAGTATTATCTTGTCTTATTTTATAAAAATAAGAAAGATCTATATCCATTAACCCAAGTATAATAGATTTTATTATAACACCATGAGATACAACAACTATATTCTTATTTTCATTTTCTTTTACAATATCATAAATTGCCTTTAATCCTCTTTTTTGTACCTCTAAAAGCTTTTCTCCTCCTGGAATAATAGCTTTATGAGGTTCATTTCGCCATACTGTATAATCTTTAAGATAACTCCTTTGGATTTCTTCATTTGTTAACCCTTCCCATTCTCCAAAAGACATTTCTCTTAATCCATCAATTTTTTTTACTTCTAAATTCATTGTTTTTCCAAGAATCTTAGCTGTTTCATATGCCCTATCTAAATCACTACTATAAATAGCATCAATTCTATATTTTTTCATGCTTTTCGCTAAGAGTACAGCTTGATTACGCCCTTCTTCTGTAAGCTCTACGTTTTTAGATCCTTGTGCTCTAGACTCAATATTCCATTTTGTTTGTCCATGTCTTATCAGATATAATCTTGTCATATTTTCCCCCCTTAAAATATCAAATCTATTATACCATTAAATAAAGTCTTTCTAATTATTTTCTCCATTTTTATATGAAGATAAAACATATAATAATATATAAAAAACTACGGAATTCCGTAGTTTTTTATATATTGTCACTATAGTGTATTTTTATTATTATAAACATTATGCTTTTCCCAAATCTTTTCTAATCTATCAAAAGTGCTTGAGATCTCAGACTTTTCTCTCATACCCACCGCAACTACTAATGCATTAATTAAACTTAATGGAGCAACTAATGAATCTACAAAAGAAACCATATTACTTCTTGCAACTAGTGTATAATCAGAAATCGATGCAATCGGCGAAACTTGACTATCTGTAATGCCTACTACAGTAGCACCTAATTCCTTTGTATAATTTAATGCATTTAATGTATTTGTAGAGTATCTTGGAAAACTAATACCAATGACTAAATCATCTTTTCCAACTCTGAGCATCTGTTCATAAATGTCACTAACTCCTGCTGTTACAATTTTCACATTATCTAGAATCAAATTCAAATAAAACCCTAGATATTCTGCTAACGTGCTTGAACTTCTTAGCCCTAAGATATAAATTCTTTTAGCTTTAAAAATATTATTTACTACCTCTTGAAAAACTTCATCATCTATTTCTTCAATAGTAGCTTTAATATTGTCCATATCTGCTTTTAATACCTTTTTTAGCACAGCACCTTCATTTGAATAATCAGTTGACATTTCTAATCTTTGAACAGTTGTTAATTTAGTTTTAATTAATTCTTGTAGTTCTTTTTGTAGCTGTGGATACCCATCGTAGCCTAATGCATTAGCAAATCTTACCACCGTAGATTCACTAACACCTACTCTACTTCCTAATTTTGAAGCAGTCATAAATGCTGCTTTATCATAATTATTCGTAATAAATTGCGCAATCAGTTTTTGACCTTTACTTAGTCTTGAAAAATTTTTTTGAATAACTTTGATTAAATCTGCATGATTATTTTTCATGGGAATTCCCTTTCTAAACTAAACTTATGCTTTAACTCCAAGCTTGTAGCCTTCTTCTAAAGCACGTTTATTTAGTTCTTCTGTTCCTTTTGGTACTCTATTTAACACTGCAGCTTCAAGCGATTCTTTTGATACAATATTTAATATTGCATTAATAGCACCAATTGCAATAATATTTGCAACCATTGGTTTTCCAATCACTTCACTAGCTGTTTCTAGTATTGGAATTTGAATAATTTCTCTAGCTTTTGCATTTTCAGGTACCTTTACTGTTGAATCAACTAACAATACTCCTTCTTCTCCAATTAAATCAACATATTTATCACAGGCTACTTGTGTTAAAGATAATAAAAGATCAGCTGTTTGAACCTTTGGAAAATCAATTTCTTCAGTACTAATAATAACTTCTGCTTTACTAGCACCTCCACGAGCTTCTGGGCCATAAGATTGTGATTGAATAGCATTCTTACCGTCCATAATTGCTGCCTCAGCTAAGATTATTCCACCTAAAATAAGACCTTGTCCACCTGAACCAGTTAATCTTAATTCCATTTGCTTAGACATACTATCTCTCCTTTGTAAATCTATCAATTATTTTTTGATACTCTTCAGTATATTCTGGTGCTGTAGCGTTTTTGAATTCTCCAATTAAAAATTTTCCTTCAAGCTGCTCTGGAGAAAGTTTTTCTGCTACCTTAACATCAACTGCATGGTCTTTTTGCCACTTCATAATATCAACAGCAGATCCTTTTTTATTCTTTCTTCCATAATAAGTAGGGCATACACTAACACCTTCGATTAATGAGAATCCTTTGTTTTGAATACCTTTTTCTACAAGTTTTATTAATTGATTTGCATG includes:
- a CDS encoding bifunctional 4-hydroxy-3-methylbut-2-enyl diphosphate reductase/30S ribosomal protein S1, whose translation is MKIIIADNAGFCFGVKQAMNKTINAIGNNNSKKIYTYGPLIHNNQVIKRLQCRGVFSVENLEDAKDNILIIRSHGVPLYIYDLAKNYNIEIIDATCPFVRKVQKTAKEYYDKGYTIVIIGNPKHPEVIGINGWCNNDAYIVQNVEDIDKIKHLDKICVVAQTTITLELWNHIVEKLEKKAKSLEKFNTICTATRERQEACADVAKKVDAMIVIGGFHSSNTQKLVQIGKMYCKNTYHIETAEKLPIEELKNLNKIGVTAGASTPDWIIKEAIQKMNNMEHENNEMMKMMEEIESSLTVPRRGSIVKGTVIHVTDKEIMVNIGYKADGIIPKNEISNDPLVNPHDIAKEGDTIETYVLRTDDGEGNVLLSKKRVDAEKNWEDLEEVEKKNSTLKVKVLQVVKGGVIAIYKEITGFIPASQLSTSYVSDLQEYVGKELHVKIIELNLRKKKVVFSRRVVKEEENEIKRRMLWENIEKGKVIEGEVKRLADFGAFVDIGGIDGLVHISDLSWGKVKHPKDVVAIGDKIKVVVLDFDKENNRISLGLKQTTPEPWGNVEEKYSVGDIVEGKVVKLVDFGAFVELEPGVDGLVHISQISERHIAKPSEEVHVGQKVKVKILDLNKENKRISLSMKEVVEATNDTNVEMINDNEPTTIGEILESKE
- the cmk gene encoding (d)CMP kinase, whose amino-acid sequence is MDNISIALDGPAGAGKSTIAKIIAKRKNLTYIDTGAMYRAIALKILREGIDIDKEESIQKVLSASSIDLEGNDIFLDGQLVTEEIRTPKVNNFVSHVARIPLVRMKMVELQRSIAANKNVIMDGRDIGTYVIPNATYKFYLTASIEERAKRRFIELRDKGFDTTIEIVKEEIKNRDKIDIEREFAPLRKAEDAIEIDTTGKSIEDVVEEILNYMK
- a CDS encoding NAD(P)/FAD-dependent oxidoreductase; this encodes MEKVVVIGGGAAGMIAAGTAASRGKHVILLEKNDKLGKKIYITGKGRCNITNYSDIEELLNHVTTNKNFLYSAFYTFTNDDIINLLNKYGTPTKIERGNRVFPKSDKSSDVIKALEKYMVSYGVDIKLNTEVKEILTKDQKIFGVKLSNNKIINCDKIIIATGGISYPSTGSTGDGYRFAKEMGHNIKPLKPALVPLEVEEDWVKQLQGLSLKNVLLKAVYNNKEIHSEFGEMIFTHFGISGPIVLSMSSYISNYLKNKKIQVFLNLKPALDEEKLDKRIIRDFDKYSRKQFKNALSDLLPSKIIPIIIQLSGIQENKYVNQITKDERKRLVDLLMNLSMTITKTRPVKEAIITSGGINVKEINPSTMESKKMEGVYFAGEVLDVEALTGGYNLQIAFSTGYLAGISV
- a CDS encoding histidine phosphatase family protein — protein: MTRLYLIRHGQTKWNIESRAQGSKNVELTEEGRNQAVLLAKSMKKYRIDAIYSSDLDRAYETAKILGKTMNLEVKKIDGLREMSFGEWEGLTNEEIQRSYLKDYTVWRNEPHKAIIPGGEKLLEVQKRGLKAIYDIVKENENKNIVVVSHGVIIKSIILGLMDIDLSYFYKIRQDNTCMNVIEYKSYGPVLVTLNNTCHLENMK
- a CDS encoding MurR/RpiR family transcriptional regulator, with amino-acid sequence MKNNHADLIKVIQKNFSRLSKGQKLIAQFITNNYDKAAFMTASKLGSRVGVSESTVVRFANALGYDGYPQLQKELQELIKTKLTTVQRLEMSTDYSNEGAVLKKVLKADMDNIKATIEEIDDEVFQEVVNNIFKAKRIYILGLRSSSTLAEYLGFYLNLILDNVKIVTAGVSDIYEQMLRVGKDDLVIGISFPRYSTNTLNALNYTKELGATVVGITDSQVSPIASISDYTLVARSNMVSFVDSLVAPLSLINALVVAVGMREKSEISSTFDRLEKIWEKHNVYNNKNTL
- a CDS encoding 2-oxoacid:acceptor oxidoreductase family protein, which encodes MSKQMELRLTGSGGQGLILGGIILAEAAIMDGKNAIQSQSYGPEARGGASKAEVIISTEEIDFPKVQTADLLLSLTQVACDKYVDLIGEEGVLLVDSTVKVPENAKAREIIQIPILETASEVIGKPMVANIIAIGAINAILNIVSKESLEAAVLNRVPKGTEELNKRALEEGYKLGVKA